The DNA window GACGCTGCTCTTTTCATTCCCCCATCTACCGTATGAGGAACGTAACCCTATGAGAATTGGTGTACTCACCAGCGGCGGCGACTGCCCCGGACTGAACGCCGTCATCCGTGGAGCCGTGCTCAAGGGCACCAAGATCCACAACCAGGAGTTCATCGGAATTCGTGATGGGTGGAAGGGCGTCGTCGAGGGACTGACCATGCCGCTCGACCGCCACAGCGTGCGCGGCCTTGGCAAGCAGGGTGGCACCATCCTCGGCACCAGTCGCACGAATCCGTTCGAGGGCCCGCACGGCGGCCCCGAGAACGTCCAGGCAACTCTCGACAGGCTCGGGATCGACGCACTCATCGCGATCGGCGGAGAGGGCACTCTCGCAGCGGCGAAGCGGTTGACGGATGCCGGACTCCAGATCGTCGGAGTGCCGAAGACCATCGACAACGACCTCGACGCCACCGATTACTCGTTTGGCTTCGATACCGCCGTCGAAATCGCCACCGAGGCGATCGACCGACTGCGCACCACTGGTGAGTCGCACAAGCGCTGCATGGTCGTCGAAGTGATGGGTCGCCACGTCGGCTGGATCGCACTGCACTCCGGCATGGCAGCAGGCGCCCACGCGATCCTCATCCCGGAGCAGCCACAGTCGATCGATCAGATCTGCGAGTGGGCGAAGAGCGTCGGAGACCGCGGCCGCGCCCCGGTCATCGTGGTCTCAGAGGGATTCACACTCGACACCATGGAGAGTGCTCACTCCGAGAAGGGGCTCGACGCGTTCAACCGTCCCCGCCTCGGCGGTATCGCTGACGTGCTCGCACCCATCATCGAGGAGCGCACCGGCATCGAGTCCCGCGCCACGGTGCTCGGGCACCTCCAGCGCGGCGGTGTTCCGAGTGCATACGATCGCGTTCTCGCCACCCGCCTCGGCATGGCGGCGATCGACTCCGTCATGAACAAGGAGTGGGGCACCATGGTCGCGCTGCGCGGCACCGACATCGTCAACGTTCCGTTCGAGGATGCCCTCGGCGGGCTGAAGACGGTGCCTCAGGAGCGCTACGACGAGGCCGCAATACTCTTCGGTTAAGCCATCGAGCGCTGCACTTCCATGCCCGCGCTGCAGAAACTTCTGCAGCTTTGAGCATGGATGTGCAGCGTTCGGCGTTTAGTCGGCCAGCCCCAGCACCTTGAGCAGCCATGCCAGCTCGTACGCACGCTCGTGCCAGGCCTTGTACCGGCCGCTGACTCCGCCGTGACCAGCGCTCATCTCGATCTTGAGCAGCGCCGGCGCGCCAACGTCGCGCAACCGCGCCACCCACTTCGCTGGTTCGACGTAGAGCACCCGTGTGTCGTTGAGGCTCGTGACCGCGAGGATCTGCGGGTACGTGACTCCTTCCCGCACGTTCTCGTACGGCGAGTACGACTTCATGTACTCGTAGACCTCGGCGTTGGCCAGAGGGTTTCCCCATTCGTCCCACTCGATGACGGTGAGCGGGAGATCAGGATCGAGGATGCTGGTGAGCGGGTCGACAAAGGGGACAGCGGCAAGGATGCCGGCGAAGAGTTCAGGGGCAAGGTTGGCGACCGCGCCCATGAGCAGGCCGCCAGCGCTTCCACCCTCCGCGACCATCCGCTCTGGTGTCGTGTAGCCCTCAGCAATCAGATGACGGGCGCACGCGACGAAGTCGGTGAACGTGTTCTTCTTGGTGAGTGTCTTGCCGTTCTCGTACCACGAGCGGCCCAGCTCGCCACCGCCGCGGACGTGCGCGATGGCAAAGGTGACGCCCCGGTCCAGGAGGCTCAGCCGGGCCACAGAGAACGACGGGTCCATGCTCGCCTCGTACGAGCCGTACCCGTAGAGCTCGAGCGGCCCCGGGTGTGCAGTGCCCTTTTTCCAGACCAGTGAAATGGGGACCCGCGTCCCGTCGTCGGCGACGGCCCACTCCCGTTTCTGTTCGTAGTCCAGCGGGTCGTAGCCGCCGAGCACCGGCTGCTGTTTGAGCAGCGCGAGCTCGCCGGTGCGAACGTCAAGGTCGAACACCGTCGCGGGTGTCACCAGCGAACCGAAGCCGAACCGGACCGTCGGCTGCGTCCACTCGGGGTTCCTCGACGAGCCGACGGTGTACAGCGGTTCGGCAAACGGCACCTCGTCCACGGCGACAGCAGCGGGGGAGTCGATCCCGTCCAGGGTCGCGATACCGAGCTGGCTGAGCCCCGCCCGCCGGTAACCGAACACGAGGTGGCCGGCGAACGCCTCGACGTCCTCGAGCCTGACCTCATCACTGTGTTTCCGAACGACGATGCCGTCCGCAGGACCGGTGCCGACGGCATCCGGTCGCACAGCGACCAGCTCGAAGTTCGGTGCACCGTCATTGTGCAGGATGAGGAACCAGTCCTCGCCCCCGATCACGGCGTGCTCGAGGGAGTATTCAACGTCGTCGCGGCGTTCCCAGATAACCCGCGGCTCGGCGGTCGGGTCGTCTGCATCGAGGATGAGCCACTCGCTCGTGACGCTCGAGGAGACAACGATCACGATGTACTTCGCGCTGCGGGTGCCCCCTGCGCCAACCCAGAACCGTTCGTCCGGCTCGGTGAGAACGACGACATCGGCGCTCGCAGCCGTGCCCACCTCGTGTCGCCAGAGGGTGTCAGGTCGCCAGGACTCGTCAACCGTCGTGTAGAACACGTGGGCACCGTCGGGGGAGAACGTCGCCCCGTGTGACGTGTTGGGAATCTGATCGGGCAGGTCGGCGCCCGTGGCCAGGTCACGGATGCGGAGGGTGTAGCGCTCGTCACCCTCGGTGTCGACGGCCCAGGCCAGCAGCCGGCCGTCGAGCGAGACGTCGAACGATCCGAGCGAGAAGAACTCGTGCCCCTTGGCCTCGACGTTGCCGTCGAGCAGCACCTGTTCACCGGGGACGTCGACGCCGGGGGTGAGCGTCGGCGGTGTCCAGTCGAGCGGGTCGGTGATGGGCGCCCGACAGTGCAGGGCGTACTCCTGGCCCTCGATGCTCCTCGAGTAGTACCACCAGTCACCCTCGCGCACAGGAACGCTGAGGTCGGTCTCGAGCGTTCGTCCCTTGATCTCCTCGAAGATGCTTTGCCTGAGTGGCGCGAGTGACGCCGTCTGCGCATCGGTCCAGGCGTTCTCGGCTTCGAGGTGGGCGATCACCTCGGGGTTTGCCTTGTCGCGCAGCCACTCGTAGTCGTCGACGACAGTATCGCCGTGGTGAGTCCGTTCGGAGGGGCGCTTCTCGGCGCGCGGTTCGGCACGAGGTGCAGAAATATCAGGCATGATTCCACGCTACCGGGCATCACCCGGGCATAGGGTCGACACATGACTTCTCTCCGCTCGCTCTCGCTCAATGACGGCAACCAGCTTCCCGGAATCGGATTCGGGACCTACCCGCTGAAGGGTCAGGAGGCGACGGATGCCGTGGCATCCGCCCTCGAGATCGGCTACCGGCTGATCGACACCGCGGTGAACTACGGCAACGAGGATGCTGTCGGCCGCGCGATCGCGGAGAGCTCTGTGCCTCGATCGGAGATCACGCTCACGACGAAGCTCCCCGGCCGCGACCACGGCTACGACGAGACCCTCCGGTCGTTCGATGCGTCTGCCGACGCTCTCGGTGTCGACACCATCGACCTCTATCTCATCCACTGGCCGAACCCGTCGGTTGGCAGGTTTGCCGAGAGCTGGAAGGCGATGGTGCAACTGCAGAGGGACCACAGGGTTCGAAGCATCGGCGTATCGAACTTCACCCGGGAGTTCATCGAACGGCTTGGCGCCGAGACCGGTGTGCTCCCCGCGGTGAACCAGATCGAGGTGCACCCGTACTTCCCGCAGGAGGCCCTCATCCAATTCCACGCCGA is part of the Mycetocola zhujimingii genome and encodes:
- a CDS encoding 6-phosphofructokinase; translated protein: MRIGVLTSGGDCPGLNAVIRGAVLKGTKIHNQEFIGIRDGWKGVVEGLTMPLDRHSVRGLGKQGGTILGTSRTNPFEGPHGGPENVQATLDRLGIDALIAIGGEGTLAAAKRLTDAGLQIVGVPKTIDNDLDATDYSFGFDTAVEIATEAIDRLRTTGESHKRCMVVEVMGRHVGWIALHSGMAAGAHAILIPEQPQSIDQICEWAKSVGDRGRAPVIVVSEGFTLDTMESAHSEKGLDAFNRPRLGGIADVLAPIIEERTGIESRATVLGHLQRGGVPSAYDRVLATRLGMAAIDSVMNKEWGTMVALRGTDIVNVPFEDALGGLKTVPQERYDEAAILFG
- a CDS encoding aldo/keto reductase; the protein is MTSLRSLSLNDGNQLPGIGFGTYPLKGQEATDAVASALEIGYRLIDTAVNYGNEDAVGRAIAESSVPRSEITLTTKLPGRDHGYDETLRSFDASADALGVDTIDLYLIHWPNPSVGRFAESWKAMVQLQRDHRVRSIGVSNFTREFIERLGAETGVLPAVNQIEVHPYFPQEALIQFHAERGIVTEAWSPLGKGAAPYNDKVVVDIAREHGITPVQVILRWHTQRGTVPLPKSGNPERQRENFSLPGGDLSAEEIAAITALGRENGRLFGGDPNTHEEM
- a CDS encoding S9 family peptidase codes for the protein MPDISAPRAEPRAEKRPSERTHHGDTVVDDYEWLRDKANPEVIAHLEAENAWTDAQTASLAPLRQSIFEEIKGRTLETDLSVPVREGDWWYYSRSIEGQEYALHCRAPITDPLDWTPPTLTPGVDVPGEQVLLDGNVEAKGHEFFSLGSFDVSLDGRLLAWAVDTEGDERYTLRIRDLATGADLPDQIPNTSHGATFSPDGAHVFYTTVDESWRPDTLWRHEVGTAASADVVVLTEPDERFWVGAGGTRSAKYIVIVVSSSVTSEWLILDADDPTAEPRVIWERRDDVEYSLEHAVIGGEDWFLILHNDGAPNFELVAVRPDAVGTGPADGIVVRKHSDEVRLEDVEAFAGHLVFGYRRAGLSQLGIATLDGIDSPAAVAVDEVPFAEPLYTVGSSRNPEWTQPTVRFGFGSLVTPATVFDLDVRTGELALLKQQPVLGGYDPLDYEQKREWAVADDGTRVPISLVWKKGTAHPGPLELYGYGSYEASMDPSFSVARLSLLDRGVTFAIAHVRGGGELGRSWYENGKTLTKKNTFTDFVACARHLIAEGYTTPERMVAEGGSAGGLLMGAVANLAPELFAGILAAVPFVDPLTSILDPDLPLTVIEWDEWGNPLANAEVYEYMKSYSPYENVREGVTYPQILAVTSLNDTRVLYVEPAKWVARLRDVGAPALLKIEMSAGHGGVSGRYKAWHERAYELAWLLKVLGLAD